A single region of the Denticeps clupeoides chromosome 18, fDenClu1.1, whole genome shotgun sequence genome encodes:
- the LOC114768226 gene encoding uncharacterized protein LOC114768226: MWREMCLVFGLLIMLAVAPQGHESVCQVKQDAVCYGAVGEPVYLQLPADPQELAFYKSQLLFKLKKGRKQSISQQWQFIDVNRTLLVKSAEKSDSGTYRTEIFDNAGVETENLKMYIFIEAPVSSVNLSISCLSSGERKVTCSTNGDSHHYTWTLDGSPLREAPHNNYTLLLNGMVTGLLSCNVANNVSSGQSKLQMTTCQGTTAVTPKEGLSHLTTPATKTALPSGDTNHKLLKWIQSHILIVSVSAGVFLLCVVMSVVLCCRCRRRRKADVDEDYQLN, from the exons ATGTGGAGAGAAATGTGTCTGGTTTTTGGGCTGCTGATCATGTTAGCTGTGGCTCCTCAAG GTCACGAGTCTGTCTGTCAAGTAAAGCAGGATGCTGTGTGTTACGGAGCTGTTGGAGAGCCTGTGTATCTCCAGCTGCCTGCTGATCCACAAGAATTAGCATTTTATAAATCACAGCTGTTgtttaaactaaaaaaaggcCGAAAACAGTCCATCTCGCAACAATGGCAGTTTATAGACGTGAACAGGACCCTGCTTGTCAAGTCTGCAGAGAAGAGTGACTCCGGAACATATAGAACTGAGATCTTCGATAATGCAGGGGTAGAAACGGAGAACCTAAAGATGTACATATTTATCGAAG CTCCTGTGTCTTCAGTAAATCTGTCTATCAGCTGTTTGTCCTCCGGAGAGAGGAAGGTGACCTGTTCCACCAATGGGGACAGTCATCATTACACTTGGACTCTGGATGGGAGCCCACTGAGAGAAGCACCACACAATAACTACACGCTCCTACTGAATGGGATGGTAACTGGACTTCTCTCCTGCAATGTGGCAAACAACGTGAGCAGTGGCCAGAGCAAGCTGCAGATGACCACATGTCAGG ggACTACAGCTGTAACTCCAAAGGAAGGACTTTCTCACTTAACTACTCCGGCCACAAAGACGGCCTTACCCTCTGGTGATACAAATCACAAATTACTCAAGTGGATTCAGA GTCACATCTTGATCGTGTCTGTCTCAGCGGGGGTTTTCCTGCTTTGCGTGGTCATGTCTGTAGTACTCTGCTGCcgatgcaggaggaggaggaaggcag ATGTGGATGAAGATTACCAGCTGAACTAA